A region of the Gemmobacter fulvus genome:
TTCTTGTCGAGCGTCGGCGGCTCTTCCAGCTCGTAGAACTGGCCATCCACCTTGATGCGCTGGAACCCCTGCTTGCGCAGCTCCAGAAACTCTTTTTTGTATTCGCCTTTGCGGTCGCGCACGATGGGAGCCAGCAGATAGGCGCGGGTGCCCTCGGGCATCACCAGCACCGCATCCACCATGTCCTGCACCTGCATGGCTTCAATCGGCAGGCCGGTCGCGGGGCTGTAGGGCGTGCCGACACGGGCGAACAGCAGGCGCATGTAGTCGTAGATCTCGGTCACCGTGCCAACGGTGGAGCGCGGGTTTTTCGAGGTGGTTTTCTGTTCAATCGAAATCGCGGGCGACAGCCCGCTGATGTGGTCCACATCCGGCTTGCCCATCATGTCCAGGAACTGCCGCGCATAGGCGCTCAGGCTTTCGACATAGCGGCGCTGGCCTTCGGCATAGATCGTGTCAAAGGCGAGGCTGGATTTGCCGGAGCCGGACAGGCCGGTGATCACCACCAGCTGATCGCGCGGGATATCGAGGTCGATCCCCTTCAGGTTATGTTCGCGCGCGCCGCGCACCTCGATGAACTTCTGTTCCGCCATGATCATACCCACCCTCGTGACGGCTTAGAGATAGGGCAAGATTGGCATCTTTCCAATGGGAAAACGTGAACAATGGATGAACAAGGGCAGATTCAGGCGGCCTTGCGCCGCCCTGCCTGCCAAAGATGCAGCACGATCCCCAAAAGCGAAAAGCCCAGAACAAACAGCGCCAATCCGGCACTGCCCTGTGACAGGATCAGCGCCGACAGGATCGGCGTCCCGGTGGTGGTGCCCAGATTGCCAAGCTGCGCCACGGCCCCCGCCGCCTGCGCCCGTGCCGCACCGCCCGCGTTCAGCTGCGGAATGGCGGCAAAAGACGCCCCCTGCACAAGCCCGAGCGCCCCGGCCATGATCAGACTTCCGGTAATGATCCCATAAGGATGGCCCCAGAAGCTCAACAAGATCAGCGCCGCCGCACAGGCCGCCGCAAACCCTGCCATCACCGCCCGCACCGCCGTCATCCGCCCCAGCAACCAGACCCCGAGGGTCAGGGACACCGCGATGCTGACCAGCGGCATGGCGGTGGCCAGCACCGGCTGCAACGCGCCACCTGCCAGCGGCGGCAGCAGGGTCAGCACCGCGACATAGGTGATGGTGTAACAAAAGAACCCCATGGCCGGGGCCGCCAGCGTGGCGGAGGCATAGATATGGCCATGCTGGCGCAGCACCGCTGTGAAAGACAGCGCCACCCGCTGCGACGGCGGATCGGCGGGCAGCAGCACCGCCAACAGCGCCGCAAACCCCGCCATATAGGTGCCATGTGCCGCCATCAGCGCGCCCGGCCCAAAGGCCTCGGCCAAGGGTCGCCCCACCACCGCCAGCAGGGCAAATGTCACCGCAAAGAAGCTGGACCACAGCGTCATCGCCAGCCCCTGCCGGGCCACCGGCGTCACCTGCGCGATCAGCACCGGGGCCGCGACCACAATCGCCAGATGCGATACGCCTTCCACCGCCCGCAGCGTCAGCATCACCGTCAGCGGCAGATCCAGCGCCTGAACCCCGGACAGCACCGCCCCCAGCGCCAAAGCCGCCACCAGCACCCGCCGATAGCCATAGCCTTGCACCAGAATGCCTGCCGTGGTGCCAAATACCAATCCGGTAAAGCCGACGATGGAGACCAAGAGGCCCAGCCCGGTTGGCCCCGCCTGCGGATAGGAGGCCGCGATCAGATCATAGATCACCGCAATCTTGCCGAATTGCGCCGCAGCGCCCAGCCCGGCACCCCAAAGCGCCAGCACGATCCACAGGGAGGAAATCTGTCTCATGCCTCTTGCTAGCGCGGCACGGAGGCTTGCACCATGCAAAAACGGGCGGCTTTTGACCGCCCGTTCAAATTCATGCCCGTGTCAGCCGCTTACATATGCAGCGCGCGGCCATAGGCATCCAGCACCGCCTCGTGCATCATCTCGCTCAGCGTCGGATGCGGGAACACGGTGTTCATCAGGTCTTCTTCGGTGGTTTCCAGCGCGCGGCCCACCACATAGCCCTGAATCAGCTCTGTCACTTCGGCGCCAACCATATGCGCACCCAGCAATTCGCCGGTTTTCGCATCGAAGATAGTCTTGATCATGCCCTCGGCCTCGCCCAGGGCAATCGCCTTGCCATTGCCGATGAAGGGGAAGCGCCCGACCTTGATGGCGATACCCGCCTCTTTCGCCTTGGCTTCGGTCATACCGACCGAGGCCACCTGCGGATGGCAATAGGTGCAACCGGCAATCGAGCCGGGCTTGATCGGATGCGGATGGCCGCCCGCGATCAATTCAGCCACCATCACGCCTTCATGGCTGGCCTTGTGGGCAAGCCAAGGCGCGCCCGCGATGTCGCCAATCGCAAAAAGGCCCGGCACGCCGGTGCGGCAATATTCATCCGTCACCACATGGGTGCGGTCGATCTTGACGCCAAGCGCCTCCAGCCCCAGCCCTTCGACATTGCCGACAATGCCGACCGCCGAAATCACCGTGTCGAATTCCTGCGTCGTGGTGCCTTTGGCATCTTCCAGATGCGCCACAACCTTGCCATTGCCGCGGTCCAGCTTCTTGACCGTGGTCTTTTCCAGGATCTTCATGCCTTGTTTGACAAAGGCCTTTTTGGCGAAGGCCGAAATCTCGGCATCTTCCACCGGCAACACACGGTCCATCACCTCGACCACCGTCGTATCGGCGCCCAGTGTGTTGAAGAAGCTGGCAAATTCGATACCGATTGCGCCCGAGCCGATGACCAGAAGCTTTTTCGGCATCCGCTTGGGTTGCAGCGCGTGTTTATAGGTCCAGACCAGATCGCCATCGGCCTCAAGCCCCGGCAGTTCCCGCGCCCGCGCGCCGGTCGCCAGCACGATGGCGGGGGCGGTCAGCTCTTCGGTGCCCTTTTCGGTCTTGACCGATACAACACCGGCCTTCGGCAGGGTTGCGGCCCCCATGATCACGGTGATCTTGTTCTTTTTCATCAGATGGCCGATGCCACCCGACAATTGTTTCGCCACGCCGCGCGAGCGGGCGACGACGGCATCCAGATCATAGCTGATGCCCTCGGCCTTCAGGCCGAATTCCTTGGCGCGGTGCATCAGATGGAACACCTCGGCCGAACGCAGCAGCGCCTTGGTCGGGATACAGCCCCAGTTGAGACAGATGCCGCCCAGATGTTCGCGTTCCACGATGGCCACGGATTTGCCCAGCTGCGCCGCACGGATGGCGGCAACATAGCCCCCGGGCCCGGCACCGATCACGATTACATCAAAACTCTTGGCAGCCATCATTCCCCTCCTCTGGAAAAGTAGTTTGGCATTAAACTATATTGTGATTTCAAGCAATGCCAGCGGTGCGCTACCCCCATGCGCCTGCTGCATGACTGTGGCTGTCATACCCCGGCCTCGCGAAGACTGTTTACCATTGAAGCATATCCGCCCTCGGCCAGAAACGCGGCCTCCTCTGCCGTGCTGTCCCGACCAAGCGCGGCATTGCGATAGGGAAAGCGCCCGAAGCGCGCGATGATGGCCTGATGCGCGCGGGCATGCAGCGCCATTTCGGGGTCCGAGGACATGCGTTCGGTCAGCAACGCGACCGACAGCGCCTGATCCTCCGGATCCTCGCTATGCTCGAACGGCATGTAGAAGAACTGCCGCTCCGGCTCTGGTGCCTGAAGATCCCAGCCCTCGGCCAGCGCCCGCCGCGCCGTGGCCCGGGCCAGCGGATCGGTGGCAAAGGCCTGTGCATCGCCCCGGAACATGTTGCGCGGAAACTGGTCGGCCAGAATGATCAGCGCAAGGCTGCCCGCGACGCCTTCGCCCCAGTGGTCCAGCCCGCCGTCGCGTGCGGCCTGCCACAGATCCAGCCACATGCCGCGAATCTCTGCATCCAGATCCTCGCCCCCGGCATACCAGCCTGCCGGGCCAACATCGCCCAGCCAATAATCCAGCACCATGACCGGGTCAGACATCCGTTCCTCCACTACAGCACACAGCCTGAGCGTGAGCCTGACAGGGAAATCCGCCTGCCGCAAGCCAAGGCTCAGCGATGCGAGGGCGCGTCCTCGGCCTGTTCCATGACCGCCCCCACCGCCAGCGCTGAGGCTTGCGGTGTCAGGTTGGCATAGCCGCCGGTCGATTCCGGCGCGTTGCGGCGCGTCATGCGCCATGCGGCATAGCCGGCCAGCCCGATGAAATTGGCGGCTATGAACAAGAAGAACCCGTGCGGCCCGATCACGCCCATGATCCAGCCGGTGATCAGCGGCCCGAAAATCGCACCCAACCCGTTCAGGAACAACAGCCCCGACGAGGCCGCGGCCATTTCCTCTTTTTTCAGGAAGTCGTTGGTATAGGCAATCAGCAGTGAATACAGCGGGTTGGTAATGCCGCCCAGCACCATGGCCACGCCCAGCATCACCACAAACGGCAGATCGAACAGACCGGCCAGCACCATCACCACGCCCGCCACCGCCGACAGGATCAGGATCAGCCGCCGCCGGTCGCCCCGGTCGGAAATCCAGCCGATGGGATATTGCAGGATCAGGCCGCCCACATACATCGCGCCGACAAACATCGAAATCTCGCGCACCGACAGCCCGGATTTGGAGCCCCAGACCGCCGACATGCCGAACATCGCGGCGAATACGCCCCCGGTCAGCAGCATCCCCATGCAGCCCAGCGGCGAAATGCGCCACAGCGCCAGGAAGCTCAGCCGCCGGGTTGTCTCGAAGGTGGGGGCCGGGGTATCGGCCAGCAGCAGGGGCATGAAGGCCAGGCTGACCAGCACCGAAGGGATCACGAACAGCGTGAAACTGGCCGGGCTTGCGACATTGAGCAGAACCTGGCTGGAAATGATGCCGATCATCTGCACGATCATATAGGCCGACAGCGCCTGCCCCCGCGTCTCGTTCGTCGCGGTGTTGTTCAGCCAGCTTTCGGCGGTGATATAGACGCCGCAGAACGAAAACCCTATCAGCACCCGCAAGGCGGCCCAGACCATCCAGTCGGGCGCCACCGGATAAACGACCAGCACGGCAGAGATCATCGAACCGAGTGCTGCAAACACCCGCACATGGCCCACGCGGCGCAACATGCCGGGGATCATCTGCGAGCCAACCAGAAAGCCCGCGAAATAGGCCGACATCACGACCGACAGCTCGAAGGTGGTGAAGCCCTCGATCGTGCCCCGGATGCCCAGCAGCGATCCCTGCATGCCATTGCCCAGCATAAGCAGCATCACGCCCAGAAGCAGCGGCCAGGTGCTGGCAATGACCTTCAACATGATGAAACTCCGGCAGGACCAAGCGCGCAGTCTAGCAGCGCGGCACATGAATGAACGGCAAAAGGCGACATCGGCGCGCGACAAGCGCCCTCAGGGAATCAGCAAAGACGAGTCGCCATAGGAAAAGAAACGATAGCCGTTGCGGATGGCATGATCATAGATCTTCATCACCCGATCCTTGCCGATCAGCGCCGAGACCAGCATCAGCAGCGTCGATTTCGGCAGATGGAAATTGGTCATCAGCGCATCGGCAATCTGAAAGCGGAAGCCCGGATAGATGAAGATATCCGTCTCGCCCTGCCAGGGCTGCAACTGCCCGCCCTGTGCCGCAGTTTCGATCAGCCGCAGGGCCGTGGTGCCCACCGGGATCACCCGCCCGCCAGCGGCCTTGGTCGCGTTGATGGCGGCGGCGGCCTCGGCCGTCACCTCGCCCCATTCGGCGTGCATCCGGTGGGTGGTCACATCCTCCACCTTCACCGGCAGAAAGGTGCCCGCACCGACATGCAGCGTCACTTCGCTGAAGGCCACGCCCCTGTCGCGCAGCGCGGCCAGCAGCGCCGCGTCGAAATGCAGGCTGGCGGTCGGGGCCGCGACCGCGCCGGAGTGGCGGGCAAAGACCGTCTGGTAATCGTCATGGTCCTGCGCATCGGGCGCGCGTTTTGCGGCGATATAGGGCGGCAGCGGCATCGCCCCCGCCGCGGCCAGCGCCGCATCGAAATCGTCGCCGGTCAGGTTGAAGCGCAGCGCCACATCCGTGTCACCCTTGGCCATCACAGTGGCGGTCAGAGC
Encoded here:
- a CDS encoding MFS transporter, encoding MRQISSLWIVLALWGAGLGAAAQFGKIAVIYDLIAASYPQAGPTGLGLLVSIVGFTGLVFGTTAGILVQGYGYRRVLVAALALGAVLSGVQALDLPLTVMLTLRAVEGVSHLAIVVAAPVLIAQVTPVARQGLAMTLWSSFFAVTFALLAVVGRPLAEAFGPGALMAAHGTYMAGFAALLAVLLPADPPSQRVALSFTAVLRQHGHIYASATLAAPAMGFFCYTITYVAVLTLLPPLAGGALQPVLATAMPLVSIAVSLTLGVWLLGRMTAVRAVMAGFAAACAAALILLSFWGHPYGIITGSLIMAGALGLVQGASFAAIPQLNAGGAARAQAAGAVAQLGNLGTTTGTPILSALILSQGSAGLALFVLGFSLLGIVLHLWQAGRRKAA
- the lpdA gene encoding dihydrolipoyl dehydrogenase, whose protein sequence is MAAKSFDVIVIGAGPGGYVAAIRAAQLGKSVAIVEREHLGGICLNWGCIPTKALLRSAEVFHLMHRAKEFGLKAEGISYDLDAVVARSRGVAKQLSGGIGHLMKKNKITVIMGAATLPKAGVVSVKTEKGTEELTAPAIVLATGARARELPGLEADGDLVWTYKHALQPKRMPKKLLVIGSGAIGIEFASFFNTLGADTTVVEVMDRVLPVEDAEISAFAKKAFVKQGMKILEKTTVKKLDRGNGKVVAHLEDAKGTTTQEFDTVISAVGIVGNVEGLGLEALGVKIDRTHVVTDEYCRTGVPGLFAIGDIAGAPWLAHKASHEGVMVAELIAGGHPHPIKPGSIAGCTYCHPQVASVGMTEAKAKEAGIAIKVGRFPFIGNGKAIALGEAEGMIKTIFDAKTGELLGAHMVGAEVTELIQGYVVGRALETTEEDLMNTVFPHPTLSEMMHEAVLDAYGRALHM
- a CDS encoding MFS transporter, coding for MLKVIASTWPLLLGVMLLMLGNGMQGSLLGIRGTIEGFTTFELSVVMSAYFAGFLVGSQMIPGMLRRVGHVRVFAALGSMISAVLVVYPVAPDWMVWAALRVLIGFSFCGVYITAESWLNNTATNETRGQALSAYMIVQMIGIISSQVLLNVASPASFTLFVIPSVLVSLAFMPLLLADTPAPTFETTRRLSFLALWRISPLGCMGMLLTGGVFAAMFGMSAVWGSKSGLSVREISMFVGAMYVGGLILQYPIGWISDRGDRRRLILILSAVAGVVMVLAGLFDLPFVVMLGVAMVLGGITNPLYSLLIAYTNDFLKKEEMAAASSGLLFLNGLGAIFGPLITGWIMGVIGPHGFFLFIAANFIGLAGYAAWRMTRRNAPESTGGYANLTPQASALAVGAVMEQAEDAPSHR
- a CDS encoding DUF924 family protein — its product is MSDPVMVLDYWLGDVGPAGWYAGGEDLDAEIRGMWLDLWQAARDGGLDHWGEGVAGSLALIILADQFPRNMFRGDAQAFATDPLARATARRALAEGWDLQAPEPERQFFYMPFEHSEDPEDQALSVALLTERMSSDPEMALHARAHQAIIARFGRFPYRNAALGRDSTAEEAAFLAEGGYASMVNSLREAGV
- the queA gene encoding tRNA preQ1(34) S-adenosylmethionine ribosyltransferase-isomerase QueA, which codes for MKLSDFDFDLPEALIATRPAKPRSSARLLLAEGAAIRDLHVTDLVTIFRPGDRLVLNNTKVIPARLSGIRRRLSAQGPVEAKVEITLLEPQPGGDWRALAKPLRKLAEGEEIRFSDALTATVMAKGDTDVALRFNLTGDDFDAALAAAGAMPLPPYIAAKRAPDAQDHDDYQTVFARHSGAVAAPTASLHFDAALLAALRDRGVAFSEVTLHVGAGTFLPVKVEDVTTHRMHAEWGEVTAEAAAAINATKAAGGRVIPVGTTALRLIETAAQGGQLQPWQGETDIFIYPGFRFQIADALMTNFHLPKSTLLMLVSALIGKDRVMKIYDHAIRNGYRFFSYGDSSLLIP